A stretch of Podospora bellae-mahoneyi strain CBS 112042 chromosome 5, whole genome shotgun sequence DNA encodes these proteins:
- a CDS encoding hypothetical protein (EggNog:ENOG503P9B2), which yields MAHMFQRIWNFLNAGWSDTSEQRVAGTRQDWKLMATPEPPGAWPDTPAKTPPYRRPVYGKWKAPKFGHRSAKKTSPYAWNKLAAERKDYHPLDPTSELTSVKNIDKVPERFWNVEEAAREAKEQEKDWVGKREVPRFYRIDDPFMPDHEREDYNLDPRLNPDARTKDRFGYITKQFRNAVREIVNGKDVNTTLRMFLEANFTTQQLAKIWPLIPVAYSSNRAEALIQAADMLGYQRLRPQIGKVLGYDAEDEAWDLPSRLAAFYIGVPIPAPGAEVQGNMFEPGSKEFREQYFEDTYYFLNDFKKYIPEPAKALNNVTASPVPKKMGDGRRLLLTRRKEEKRYGPYYDGPVGFRGRSSGFIGKPPSLAGMKRRPYHENDLDMYADDEGNWQLKPPPWMRRLQDDAGLRGGGNDLEELEEDEWEDELEETGFEAAEVSSDGGSDVVMGEEQDLVSDEESTKEGSDVDMVALEDLASREGDLDVNAYLDMMETNEIGLRGGGLDGDWDMEEEEDESDDDLHIRGGMADEEPPKSKQWRNLAKYPPPSTLDNASDRWSLDEKRAPTFKTKVGQLEKQFAKETDFQPGKSLMIPLHGYQGVVWFRRGIFNSFVDAVDRLLGLDSRAGVTYNLYVMDPSKDYELQEEKDAFLADINQHACRVQCAGVGALAKDRVAFNWLCQQIDKQYRPGDSAYFGKLIPFVAGPHDPIPWKWEPGARHHVGKVTLDWPQLKGRGRPDVAYLRLPLPAGDDAPATAFFTNQYSRWMQQVCRVLVPGAIRDRPGRPAIPAALINAFTTDEQGNPTQAPVTYGGLAFLKSNWEVIAAQLDVVNAKKYTYAVTLRAFAPGGAGQVSDRWHILAPGQTKAYDSACDDWHLTHLELTAPSIVAERLLRPILASEIWKTAEGVPFAGLTYLEVFFPGENWLGPHFGKYPVADETGAPPSLYISLVDVLDTSSPDAEFTPALSRAFTPLVEAFVELMAKIEKLTKEAIYPKGVKAPSPLSLFPQFIVSRPVWRRYSFQDASYDGASVHECPLSLWEISLDKLREFVGKVMANGGPFDSKTDHFSITQGFDPDLPDILVSPSMTETEWEVARRLIVHPYLRINKVDEQSLPVFEDIYEHQPFGYRDIYTETPQKKLWGRYKPPPVTHNFDWQLYRATPIEDLGTWQPWEKQLKVPVLDFLPDDFQLVKIPKDKPELPEQSEPPPLTRPLHLSVAPVQQEQPKEKPRMQPTPSPTHNKRRRVTLSTETGKPTLGHYTTPRVKPVKPVARSTIRTPQKPRGSPKPFTAPRKPKGAVDPRIAQAFAGRAAKRAPKEPTKEPTTTTKPTKKSPAKTGVIPPDPQHWVENPNRPGYWIRKWPTTKPGVGLPDITAKENYWNQVHANNEAEAAGYKNRETLDQVYRKRIQELTGESDPTPPAPASTSPATPYPPGKRDASKFDPTDTTPRPPGPGAENKKPASPPKPPYSTLEDIKALDTLTKAKLLYTTKLAPGAPPTIDPTDPPLEDPPVIREVVTAHKPSMSPNLISKVGIQPYTLHPPPIPEGLRARAIQDLALQTRNCPFFQCYLPVLRTPETAVDHFRKVHKREPCPICMDFVGQGWDAAKWDEHYGDEIHVEWLEKWCTNPVGKPLKLGIFTDEGIPAEDLTGFEWETPFDPDVPNVRARPSWFDEDDGMAGLVAASRGSWEGGVPVSEIRKRSLRKWSRYMAQIGRTPGLGIGVGKGNSALVSVGGCYDDEVDGMGFDGAGDTPERRTGVSAGTQTTPVQVSSSTEEEEEEEEEAGEDEEGALEDYHSSQDDNSGDEPDRFEFPDEGPYRAPGQRFSPRTMRENMRTVSQRHMVGQIERRIGMRGLPQGLKPWQYKEIMEGLGHDGNQWGLRTTRIRPGRVGLGEVDDFPVRDNENDGDGGGGGGGGGGTQQTEPPTEGPDPPVAPQPTTSSKKPTARRPLTEEQKQRIREKEEKRRRRQRREEDPNYVPTGETSESSDEFLVVSDEDEETPAVNQPGKRKLPPDTSATKQRPGKRQRRDSEDGTYKPDKETEQQIAQEDKVLEEEFKAIAEWDDEVKQMMGDGPVNQWQRLLALVSQTVRKKEEQRDRLNVLRDKKKNSANGEMSKHDERRWKEIKAELGKLARSEKEYRRLATRLENENEEVKAEADRRATPMQTLGKRARNISFREPLERGQSPPRQHQGAIPSALKRTESAEQAEQAEQAEHPWARYMDLMGQADQDDDGLYPYRHVLGATGEDDLYGDGGYGYGDE from the exons ATGGCCCACATGTTTCAAAGGATTTGGAACTTTCTCAACGCCGGCTGGTCAGACACGTCTGAGCAGCGGGTGGCCGGGACACGACAAGACTGGAAACTGATGGCCACCCCCGAGCCCCCAGGCGCCTGGCCTGACACGCCGGCAAAGACACCACCGTATCGACGTCCCGTTTACGGCAAATGGAAAGCACCCAAGTTCGGCCACCGGAGCGCGAAAAAAACCTCGCCCTACGCATGGAACAAGCTCGCAGCGGAAAGAAAAGATTACCACCCGCTCGATCCCACGAGCGAGCTCACGTCGGTCAAGAACATTGACAAGGTTCCCGAAAGATTCTGGAACGTGGAGGAGGCCGCGAGGGAGGCAAAGGAACAGGAAAAGGACTGGGTGGGGAAACGGGAGGTGCCCAGGTTCTATCGGATCGACGACCCGTTCATGCCGGACCATGAACGGGAGGATTACAATCTGGATCCGCGGCTGAACCCAGATGCGCGGACAAAGGACCGGTTTGGGTATATCACCAAGCAGTTTAGGAATGCTGTTAGGGAGATTGTCAATGGGAAGGATGTTAACACCACGCTGAGGATGTTTCTCGAGGCCAACTTTACGACGcagcagctggccaagatttGGCCTTTGATCCCTGTCGCGTACAGCAGCAACCGGGCTGAGGCGCTGATTCAGGCGGCGGATATGCTTGGGTATCAGAGGTTGAGGCCTCAGATTGGCAAGGTGTTGGGGTATGatgctgaggatgaggcgTGGGATTTGCCGTCGAGGCTGGCGGCGTTTTATATTGGGGTGCCCATCCCGGCGCCGGGGGCTGAGGTGCAGGGCAATATGTTCGAGCCGGGGTCGAAAGAGTTTCGGGAGCAATACTTTGAGGATACGTATTACTTTTTGAATGACTTCAAGAAGTATATTCCGGAGCCTGCGAAGG CCCTGAATAATGTCACCGCCTCGCCAGTACCCAAAAagatgggtgatgggaggagactgttgttgacgaggaggaaagaagaaaagcgGTATGGGCCTTACTATGATGGGCCGGTTGGGTTCAGAGGGAGGTCATCTGGTTTTATAGGGAAGCCCCCGTCGCTTGCGGGGATGAAACGGAGGCCTTATCATGAGAATGACCTGGATATGTAcgctgatgacgaggggAATTGGCAGCTCAAACCGCCGCCCTGGATGCGCCGGCTCCAGGACGATGCAGGGCTTCGAGGAGGTGGGAATGATCTCGAAGAACTGGAAGAGGATGAGTGGGAGGACGAGCTCGAGGAGACAGGGTtcgaggcggcggaggtgagCTCAGACGGTGGGTCcgatgtggtgatgggggaagAGCAAGACCTCGTGTCTGATGAGGAGAGCACCAAGGAAGGCTCCGATGTGGACATGGTGGCGCTGGAGGACCTCGCCTCGCGCGAAGGTGATTTGGACGTGAACGCCTATCTCGACATGATGGAAACAAACGAGATAGGCCTTCGCGGTGGAGGTTTGGATGGCGATTGGGAcatggaagaggaagaggatgagagcGACGACGACCTGCACATCAGAGGTGGCATGGCAGATGAAGAACCTCCGAAAAGTAAGCAGTGGAGGAATCTAGCAAAATACCCACCGCCGTCGACCCTCGACAATGCCTCGGATCGATGGTCACTGGACGAGAAAAGGGCGCCGACGTTTAAAACCAAGGTTGGCCAGTTGGAGAAGCAGTTCGCCAAGGAAACTGATTTCCAGCCTGGAAAGAGCCTGATGATCCCGCTTCATGGGTACCAGGGTGTTGTCTGGTTCCGTCGTGGGATCTTTAACAGCTTTGTGGACGCCGTTGACCGTctgcttggccttgacaGCAGAGCTGGAGTGACTTACAACCTCTACGTCATGGATCCCAGCAAGGATTATGAGTtgcaagaggagaaggacgcATTTCTCGCTGATATCAACCAGCATGCCTGCCGCGTGCAGTGTGCTGGGGTAGGTGCCCTTGCCAAGGACCGCGTCGCATTCAACTGGCTTTGCCAGCAGATCGACAAGCAATACCGTCCAGGAGACAGCGCGTACTTTGGGAAGCTGATCCCCTTCGTGGCAGGTCCACATGACCCCATTCCCTGGAAGTGGGAGCCGGGAGCCAGACACCATGTTGGAAAGGTCACCTTGGACTGGCCACAGTTGAAAGGGAGAGGTAGACCAGACGTTGCTTACCTTCGGTTGCCGTTGCCCGCCGGGGACGATGCTCCTGCCACTGCCTTCTTCACGAATCAGTACAGCCGCTGGATGCAACAAGTATGCCGTGTGTTGGTACCGGGAGCTATCCGCGACCGTCCAGGCCGCCCAGCGATCCCAGCTGCGCTGATAAATGCCTTCACCACCGACGAGCAGGGCAATCCAACCCAAGCTCCGGTAACATATGGAGGTTTGGCCTTTCTCAAGTCAAACTGGGAGGTAATTGCGGCGCAACTCGACGTAGTCAACGCCAAGAAATACACTTACGCGGTAACGCTTCGGGCATTCGCTCCAGGGGGGGCGGGGCAGGTTTCCGATCGATGGCACATTTTGGCCCCTGGCCAGACAAAGGCATATGACAGCGCGTGTGACGACTGGCATCTGACGCACTTGGAACTGACGGCTCCATCGATTGTTGCCGAGAGGTTGCTCAGACCGATCCTTGCGAGTGAAATCTGGAAGACAGCAGAAGGGGTCCCTTTCGCTGGGCTGACCTACCTCGAGGTTTTCTTTCCTGGCGAGAACTGGCTCGGGCCACACTTTGGAAAATACCCTGTTGCTGACGAAACGGGTGCACCTCCATCCCTCTACATAAGCCTTGTCGACGTACTCGATACGAGTAGCCCGGATGCAGAGTTCACCCCGGCATTAAGCAGAGCCTTTACGCCTCTTGTTGAGGCGTTTGTCGAGTTGATGGCGAAGATAGAGAAGCTGACAAAGGAAGCGATCTACCCCAAGGGTGTTAAAGCACCCAGCCCACTCAGCCTGTTCCCTCAGTTTATCGTGTCACGACCGGTCTGGAGGAGGTATAGTTTCCAGGATGCCTCCTACGACGGGGCTTCGGTGCATGAGTGCCCACTGTCTCTGTGGGAGATCTCACTTGACAAACTCCGAGAGTTCGTGGGCAAAGTGATGGCAAACGGGGGGCCGTTTGACAGCAAGACGGACCACTTCAGCATCACCCAAGGCTTTGACCCCGACCTCCCTGACATTCTTGTTAGTCCATCCATGACTGAGACTGAATGGGAAGTGGCCCGGAGGCTCATTGTCCACCCTTACCTGCGGATCAACAAGGTGGATGAGCAATCGTTGCCGGTTTTTGAGGACATCTATGAGCATCAGCCGTTCGGTTATCGCGACATCTACACCGAAACTCCACAGAAAAAGCTATGGGGCAGATACAAACCGCCGCCGGTTACGCACAACTTTGACTGGCAATTGTATCGTGCGACACCGATTGAAGACTTGGGGACATGGCAGCCCTGGGAGAAGCAGTTGAAAGTTCCGGTGCTAGATTTCCTTCCAGATGATTTTCAACTCGTGAAGATACCGAAGGACAAGCCAGAGTTGCCGGAACAATCCGAGCCACCTCCGCTGACGCGGCCGCTGCATCTGAGCGTCGCGCCTGTTCAACAGGAGCAGCCTAAAGAAAAGCCCCGTATGCAGCCGACTCCCAGTCCGACCCATAACAAGAGGCGGAGAGTGACCCTTTCCACCGAGACGGGAAAGCCAACGCTGGGCCATTACACTACACCCCGGGTCAAACCGGTCAAACCCGTCGCACGTTCTACAATCAGGACACCCCAAAAGCCCAGGGGATCTCCGAAACCATTTACAGCCCCCCGTAAGCCCAAGGGTGCTGTCGACCCCCGTATCGCCCAGGCCTTTGCAGGACGGGCGGCGAAGAGGGCTCCCAAAGAGCCAACAAAGgaaccaaccaccacgaccaaaCCAACAAAGAAAAGCCCGGCAAAGACGGGTGTGATTCCGCCCGACCCCCAGCATTGGGTAGAAAATCCAAACCGCCCTGGATACTGGATTAGAAAGTGGCCAACCACCAAGCCCGGGGTTGGTCTCCCAGATATCACGGCAAAGGAAAACTACTGGAACCAAGTCCATGCCAACAACGAGGCAGAAGCAGCCGGCTACAAGAACAGGGAAACCTTAGACCAAGTGTACAGGAAGAGGATCCAAGAACTCACCGGCGAAAGCGATCCCACCCCACCCGCTCCTGCCAGCACCAG TCCTGCCACCCCCTATCCTCCCGGCAAGCGTGACGCCTCCAAGTTCGACCCAACAGACACCACACCCCGTCCCCCCGGCCCCGGTGCGGAAAACAAGAAGccagcttcccctcccaaaccacctTACTCCACCCTGGAGGACATCAAGGCCTTGGACACGCTGACAAAGGCAAAGCTGCTTTACACCACCAAGCTCGCCCCCGGAGCACCCCCCACAATCGACCCTACCGACCCTCCCCTGGAAGATCCACCCGTCATCCGCGAGGTGGTCACCGCCCACAAACCCAGCATGTCCCCTAACCTCATCTCCAAAGTAGGCATCCAACCTTACACCCTCCACCCGCCACCCATCCCGGAAGGACTCCGCGCGAGGGCCATTCAAGACCTGGCTCTCCAGACGAGAAACTGTCCCTTCTTCCAGTGCTACCTCCCTGTTTTGCGCACCCCCGAGACGGCAGTCGACCACTTCCGCAAAGTGCACAAGCGTGAGCCATGCCCCATCTGCATGGACTTCGTCGGCCAGGGCTGGGATGCCGCCAAGTGGGACGAGCACTACGGGGATGAGATACATGTCGAGTGGTTGGAGAAGTGGTGCACCAACCCTGTCGGGAAACCGCTCAAGCTGGGGATTTTTACCGACGAGGGGATCCCGGCGGAGGATCTGACGGGGTTTGAGTGGGAGACCCCGTTTGATCCTGACGTGCCGAATGTGCGGGCTAGACCGTCGTggtttgatgaggatgatggcatggctgggctggtggcggcttcgagggggagttgggaagggggggtcCCGGTAAGTGAGATTAGGAAGAGGAGTCTGAGGAAGTGGAGTAGGTATATGGCTCAGATTGGGAGGACGCCGGGGTTGGGTattggggttgggaaggggaataGTGCTTTGGTGTCGGTGGGGGGGTgttatgatgatgaggtggatgggatggggtttgatggggCTGGGGATACTCCTGAGAGACGTACCGGTGTCTCGGCTGGGACTCAGACCACGCCGGTGCAGGTGAGCAGCTcgacagaggaggaggaggaggaggag gaggaggcaggtgaggatgaggagggtgcccTGGAAGATTATCACTCGTCACAGGACGACAACTCGGGAGACGAGCCCGATCGGTTTGAATTTCCGGATGAAGGACCGTACAGGGCTCCGGGGCAGCGCTTCAGCCCTAGGACCATGCGGGAGAACATGCGGACTGTCAGTCAGAGACACATGGTGGGGCAGATCGAAAGACGGATCGGGATGAGAGGGCTTCCACAGGGGTTGAAACCGTGGCAGTACAAGGAGATCATGGAGGGACTGGGACATGATGGGAACCAGTGGGGActgaggacgacgaggatcAGACCAGGCCGTGTTGGTctgggtgaggttgacgaTTTTCCAGTTCGCGACAATGAAaacgatggtgatggtggtggtggtggtggcggtggtggtggtactcAGCAGACTGAACCACCAACGGAGGGTCCTGATCCTCCAGTAGCTCCACAACCTACAACGTCCAGCAAGAAACCGACTGCACGTCGTCCGCTGACCGAGGAACAAAAGCAAAGAAtaagggaaaaagaagaaaagaggcgAAGGCGTCAGCGACGAGAGGAGGATCCCAACTATGTCCCCACCGGCGAGACGTCCGAATCATCCGACGAGTTCCTCGTTGTctctgatgaggatgaggagaccCCCGCGGTGAACCAGCCTGGGAAACGAAAGCTGCCGCCAGATACCAGTGCCACGAAGCAGCGCCCGGGGAAGAGACAGAGAAGAGACTCCGAGGACGGCACGTACAAGCCTGACAAGGAAACGGAACAGCAGATCGCCCAAGAGGAcaaggtgctggaggaggagttcaagGCCATTGCCGAGTGGGATGATGAAGTGAAGCAGATGATGGGGGACGGGCCGGTCAATCAGTGGCAACGGCTGCTAGCTCTTGTTAGTCAGacggtgaggaagaaggaggagcagagggatCGGTTGAATGTGTTGAGggataagaagaagaatagCGCGAACGGAGAGATGAGCAA ACACGATGAGAGGAGATGGAAAGAGATCAAAGCCGAATTGGGCAAGTTGGCGAGGTCTGAGAAGGAGTATAGGCGCCT AGCGACGCGATTGGAAAACGAAAATGAAGAGGTGAAGGCTGAGGCTGACAGGCGAGCGACCCCTATGCAAACTCttgggaagagggcgaggaacATTAGTTTCAGGGAGCCGTTGGAGAGGGGACAGTCGCCGCCGAGGCAGCACCAGGGCGCCATCCCGTCGGCTCTGAAGAGGACGGAGAGTGCGGAGCAGGCTGAGCAGGCTGAGCAGGCTGAGCACCCGTGGGCGCGGTACATGGATCTCATGGGACAGGCCGATCAAGATGACGACGGCTTGTATCCATACCGACATGTTCTTGGGGCCACGGGGGAGGATGACCTGtatggggatggtgggtaTGGGTATGGAGATGAGTAG
- a CDS encoding hypothetical protein (EggNog:ENOG503P91C; COG:S) encodes MFNVKSLAVLVALGVLSVTASQSNGGQEQISVYACKDPWWGGQCRTFYGGRNECVNFSGSWNDVISSIRHSGKGWHCQWWEHANCQGLVYQNQDDANLSDGNGRFDNRISSFRCG; translated from the exons ATGTTCAACGTCAAGTCTCTTGCGGTGCTTGTGGCACTTGGCGTCCTGTCAGTCACGGCCTCCCAGTCGAATGGGGGTCAAGAGCAGATCAGTGTTTATGCCTGCAAGGACCCCTGGTGGGGTGGTCAATGCCGGACCTTTTATGGCGGCCGCAACGAGTGCG TAAACTTCTCTGGCAGCTGGAACGATGTCATCAGTTCGATACGCCACTCTGGAAAAGGATGGCATTGCCAGTGGTGGGA ACACGCCAACTGCCAGGGGCTGGTGTACCAGAACCAAGACGACGCCAACCTTAGcgatgggaatgggaggTTCGATAATCGTATCAGCTCGTTCCGTTGCGGGTAA
- the AES1 gene encoding hormone-sensitive lipase HSL (CAZy:CE16; COG:S; EggNog:ENOG503P02M), with the protein MGGQIVKAGLVALLSAAPGLAAVTRRQNPVNLWGQCGGIGYQGSKVCVSGAVCTAYNDWYHQCVPGSQTTSTTASPTVVPTTSTRTSSVQSTSTSAAPSSSPTSAAKYFINFGDSYSQTGFDPLSTKPSPSNPFGNPPLPGWTASGGLNWVGFLTSQYNASTLLTYNFAYGGATTNATLVQPWREDVLSLIDQVQQFTDTIASKPSYAPWTAENALFGIWIGVNDVGNSWWKEEYDQLLSEIMDTYFGQLQVLYDAGARQFVALGVPPIHRTPVMVEETEWAQETEAAAIAKYNAAIASRAATFQTANAGSVIKIVDTGVAFNEALDNPTEYGSPDAKCWNGDGVSCLWFNDYHPGIEINRLVAEEVAEAWDGSFFEGKVCIE; encoded by the exons ATGGGTGGTCAAATTGTCAAGGCCGGTTTGGTGGCTCTGTTGAGTGCGGCGCCCGGGTTAGCTGCTGTTACTAGACGTCAAAATCCTGTGAACCTTTGGGGACAGTGTGGTGGGATTGGATATCAGGGGTCGAAGGTGTGCGTTTCTGGTGCTGTTTGCACTGCTTACAACGACTGGTATC ACCAGTGTGTGCCAGGCTCTCAGACAACAAGCACCACTGCCTCCCCGACAGTCGTCCctaccaccagcaccaggaCCAGCTCTGTCCAGTCGACCAGCACAAGTGCCGCCCCATCCTCCAGCCCAACCTCCGCCGCCAAGTACTTCATCAACTT CGGCGACTCGTACTCCCAAACAGGCTTcgaccccctctccaccaaaccctcgccctccaacccctttggcaacccacccctccccggCTGGACAGCCTCCGGCGGCCTGAACTGGGTTggcttcctcacctcccagtACAAcgcctccaccctcctcacttACAACTTCGCCTACGGcggcgccaccaccaacgcaACCCTCGTCCAGCCCTGGAGAGAGGACGTCCTGAGCTTGATCGACCAAGTCCAGCAGTTCACCGACACCATCGCCTCCAAGCCATCCTACGCCCCCTGGACAGCAGAGAACGCTCTCTTCGGCATCTGGATCGGCGTGAACGACGTGGGGAACAGCtggtggaaggaggagtatGACCAGCTGCTGAGCGAGATTATGGATACGTATTTTGGGCAGCTGCAGGTGTTGTATGATGCGGGGGCGAGGCAGTTTGTTGCTTTGGGAGTGCCGC CGATTCATCGCACTCCTGTCATGGTCGAGGAGACAGAGTGGGCTCAGGAAACCGAGGCTGCCGCTATCGCCAAGTACAACGCTGCTATCGCTTCCCGGGCCGCGACTTTCCAGACGGCGAATGCTGGGTCGGTGATCAAGATTGTCGACACGGGGGTTGCGTTCAATGAGGCGTTGGATAACCCGACCGAGTATGGCTCGCCGGATGCCAAGTGCTggaatggggatggggtttcGTGCTTGTGGTTTAATGATTACCACCCGGGGATTGAGATTAACCGGttggttgctgaggaggtggCTGAGGCTTGGGATGGAAGCTTCTTTGAAGGGAAGGTTTGCATCGAGTAG
- a CDS encoding hypothetical protein (EggNog:ENOG503P06J; COG:Q): MLTQLFIWTAAAILVGAFLLRPKRTPFPIVNKYPYDFLGRRAAREAQQNARKLITEGLAKYQGPITIDLLHGQKIILPASSAGWVKSNKDLDHKQLVKDDYFAGVPGFEAQSVLHGDDETAKRLITTKMGQNDSTMGAMNDSLARAFRVHWGEDKEWHSINWHGDTMGIIARAASSVFVGPELGDDPTWLCLIQGYVMSYFMAVYDLHAYPPWSRSIVHWYLPNAKACRNMVPQARAIVNGVLRKRQEETERAMKEGSSAPEYNDALAWAQASSNGKIEPGDLQLSLAMAALFTTTELFRTILIDIVRHPELVEPLREEVSEQISKHGISVAATNNMLLLDSFMKESQRLSAGLVVLERAVLRDTALPDGRILPRGSQIVVDSTNICDPAFYPNPDQFDGYRFLRKREAGDTTSQFVQSSQDFYVFGGGRHVCPGRFFAGIELKLALAHILLKYDMRFAEGCDPKPIMNGFYAMVDPTVQLEVRRRRDGAVVNILGEKL; the protein is encoded by the exons ATGCTGACCCAGCTGTTCATTTGGACGGCTGCTGCCATTTTAGTCGGCGCGTTCCTCCTACGCCCCAAACGAACCCCCTTCCCTATCGTCAACAAATATCCCTATGATTTTCTCGGTCGCAGAGCAGCACGTGAAGCTCAGCAGAACGCCCGGAAACTCATCACCGAAGGCCTCGCAAAATACCAAggccccatcaccatcgatcTTCTCCATGGACAAAAAATCATCCTACCAGCTTCGTCAGCTGGTTGGGTGAAATCCAACAAGGATCTCGATCACAAGCAGCTTGTCAAGGACGACTACTTCGCCGGTGTTCCCGGATTTGAGGCCCAGTCTGTGCTgcatggagatgatgaaaCTGCCAAGCGCCTCATCACGACCAAAATGGGCCAAAACGACAGCACGATGGGTGCAATGAATGACAGTCTTGCACGCGCCTTCCGGGTCCATTGGGGTGAGGATAAGGAGTGGCATTCCATCAACTGGCATGGAGACACAATGGGCATCATCGCCCGCGCGGCGTCGTCGGTTTTCGTGGGTCCCGAGCTGGGCGATGATCCCACTTGGCTGTGTCTTATTCAGGGCTATGTGATGTCCTACTTCATGGCTGTGTACGACTTGCATGCGTACCCGCCTTGGTCGAGGTCCATTGTTCATTGGTATCTTCCCAATGCCAAAGCCTGCCGGAATATGGTGCCCCAAGCGCGCGCCATTGTCAATGGTGTCCTTCGGAAACGACAAGAAGAGACAGAGCGGGCGATGAAGGAAGGAAGCAGTGCACCGGAGTACAATGATGCACTTGCATGGGCTCAGGCTTCCTCGAACGGAAAGATTGAACCAGGAGACCTGCAACTCTCTTTGGCCATGGCCGCTCTCTTCACCACAACGGAGTTGTTCCGGACGATTTTGATCGACATTGTCCGTCACCCAGAGCTTGTTGAGCCACTCAGAGAGGAGGTTTCGGAACAAATCTCGAAACACGGAATCTCGGTGGCTGCTACCAACAACATGCTGTTGCTTGACAGCTTCATGAAGGAGTCGCAGAGGTTGAGCGCCGGCTTAG TCGTCCTCGAACGTGCAGTGCTCAGAGACACAGCCCTCCCAGATGGCAGGATTTTACCGCGTGGTTCCCAGATCGTGGTTGACTCGACCAACATTTGCGATCCCGCTTTTTACCCCAACCCAGACCAGTTCGACGGATACCGGTTTTTGCGCAAACGTGAAGCCGGTGACACAACCAGTCAGTTTGTCCAAAGCAGCCAGGACTTTTATGTGTTTGGGGGAGGCCGGCATGTTTGTCCTGGACGGTTCTTCGCCGGCATTGAACTGAAGCTCGCACTGGCTCATATCCTCTTGAAGTACGACATGCGCTTCGCAGAAGGTTGTGATCCCAAGCCCATAATGAATGGCTTTTATGCGATGGTTGATCCGACTGTTCAGCtcgaggtgaggaggaggagagatggCGCGGTGGTGAATATTTTGGGTGAAAAGTTGTGA